The nucleotide window TGCGCCAGCTTTTGGCTGATGGACTAAGCCTTAGAGGATTATAAATATAATCCGGGAACTTATTTCAATAGAATATTCTTTTCGCTACTCCATATATCATCCTTTTTGCATCCTCCAATTTATTTAATAAAAAACGATATATATTGCAAAATGCGGCTATTTTAAAAAATTGAAAATAACTATAAAATGCCAAACAAGGCTCACGTAAATAATATGAATACAGTATCATGTAGTTTGGGATCGCAGGGGCTATTATGAGGGATGCAAAACCTTCCAGCATTTGGAAACTTGATCAAATCACGGCATTTCTTGAAAATTCGAATATGCCGGTTTTCGCGGTTGATATGTTCAATTACTCCATATTATATGGAAATCGGGGATTCACCAAATATTGGGGGGAAGTCACCGGGCAATTATGCTTTAAAGTAATCCATAATTTTAATTCGCCTTGCTCCAAATGCGGTAAAATAAGAATTGATCGTCGAGACCAATCCCGTCTCAGAACATGCCGCGATCCCAAAAATCCCAACCGTAAATTTAGATTTCATTTTATGGATTTCGAGGCAGATGGCGAACGCGTGGTAAGATATATTATTGCAGAAAACTTATCAGAACCAAATGGTAAACAATATGATAACAAATCAATCAGTAATGAGCTCGATATTATTAAAAAGGAGTTGATTGAAAAAACAATTGCATTTGACCAGGTTTTGGATAGCATTGATCGCAGGAAAAAAAAGGTCATTGAGGAAATCGAAGAATACCTTGGCAAAGTTGTCAAGCCCCTGGTTGAAATGATTAAAGACGATGAGAGAATTCCCAAAAGTAGTCTGCTTGAGCTTCTGTTTAGTTGTTTTGACAACATAACATCACTAAATACTAATAGCGCCCGATTATTATATTCTAAACTTACCATCCGGGAATTAAAAATTTGCACTATGTTGAAAAATGGACTTGATACCAAACAAATCGCAAATTTATTAAATACTTCATTCCAAACCGTGCGTAAACAACGGACAATAATTAGGAAAAAGCTAAATCTTACCGGCAAAAAAATTAATTTGGCCGCATACCTAATCGAATTGGAACATAAAGAAATTTCACCCAACGCATAACTCATTGACAATCAATAACAACGGGAGCTTTTTTTAGGGCGAGGAGTATGAACCATACTTCTTAGTTCGTCTATTTTACCCTCTATACTTTTTAGAGAATATTGCGATAAAAAAGATAAAGAGGTTGAGAAAAGCGAGGGTTCAATTGAATCACAAAAACGAACAAAAAACAATTTTACAATTAATTCTTAATTCCAGGGGGAACCAAATGAAGAAAATCATCAATTGGATGCTTCTGTCTATCTGTGTCATGATTCTGACCGGCGCCGGCGCTTCGGCGCAGGATTTTGGTCAGTTGCTTGAGGCGGTCGATAAGCTTGAGGTATCGTTAAAAGGGATGGTGGAATCCGAAGCGGATCAGCGTCAGGCGGCCATATCCGGTCTTCAATCGGAATTACAGTCATTAAAAGAAGAGATGCAAAAATGGCAGGGACAGCCCACCGCTGAAGCACCAGCTGATTTATCCGACCTGAAAACAGAGTTGGAACGGCTCGCTAAAGAAAACAAGGAGTTGTACCGGCAGTTAGCGGGATTAACGGGCAAGATTATTGAGATGAAATCTGAAATTGGCGGATATGCGAGATCGGAATCAAAAGATATAGCCGTGCCGGGTCCGGTCAGGGTCAATATTCCGGTTGAAGCGGCCGAAGAAGCGGTTGGCGGACTTGAGATTTGCGGTTTCTTTGATGTCGTCAACAGTTAC belongs to Candidatus Zixiibacteriota bacterium and includes:
- a CDS encoding LuxR C-terminal-related transcriptional regulator, which codes for MRDAKPSSIWKLDQITAFLENSNMPVFAVDMFNYSILYGNRGFTKYWGEVTGQLCFKVIHNFNSPCSKCGKIRIDRRDQSRLRTCRDPKNPNRKFRFHFMDFEADGERVVRYIIAENLSEPNGKQYDNKSISNELDIIKKELIEKTIAFDQVLDSIDRRKKKVIEEIEEYLGKVVKPLVEMIKDDERIPKSSLLELLFSCFDNITSLNTNSARLLYSKLTIRELKICTMLKNGLDTKQIANLLNTSFQTVRKQRTIIRKKLNLTGKKINLAAYLIELEHKEISPNA